From Neospora caninum Liverpool complete genome, chromosome VIII, a single genomic window includes:
- a CDS encoding putative 41-3 antigen, with the protein MWGTKSLWILFFSLIGVSSGTADSAKLYDSQWPIPFKQNAQTLPSIEVKLAPPEDALPQVTGEIQLLERARMRLEEGLMAKLEDEYNRQLDNSQIQISGAVERAMRVFNSPNILRSAVKSSMTPLTTASAAPPQFLQVQARKDTVPNKVTHSEVKEHVNGPIPVASAVSATSFLETADPLPSVKVELTGVKEPSPQIKEKMDEIEELRTDEETRMFQQAISEFEQLTKITVQELEKNIQIQMNPFLVDTETVGIAIHEQLSGTAPASRTLAFLEVDEEGKCQELRTRYPDFKVECPQGKETETVDRQASFLELSETAATEQNSTLIGSETEKQLNVKVTQSDKPYPTVDELVSDMQKKRDATERLERMKILELQLKLLKTK; encoded by the exons ATGTGGGGCACCAAAAGTTTGTGGatcctgttcttttctctcatcGGCGTTAGCTCCGGAACCGCTGATAGCGCGAAG ctgtaCGACAGTCAATGGCCGATTCCTTTCAAGCAAAATGCTCAGACGCTTCCCTCAATTGAGGTGAAGCTAGCTCCACCTGAGGAT GCTTTGCCCCAAGTGACAGGGGAAATACAGCTTCTTGAAAGAGCGCGAATGAGACTAGAGGAG GGACTGATGGCCAAACTCGAAGACGAATACAACAGGCAGCTCGATAATTCGCAAATACAGATTTCTGGTGCTGTGGAAAGG GCAATGAGAGTATTCAACAGCCCAAACATTCTCCGGAGCGCAGTCAAATCGTCGATGACACCGCTTACCACGGCCTCAGCCGCCCCCCCGCAGTTCCTCCAAGTTCAAGCCAG AAAGGACACTGTGCCCAACAAAGTAACGCACAGCGAAGTGAAGGAGCACGTAAATGGGCCCATACCAGTCGCCTCTGCCGTGTCTGCCACTTCATTCCTTGAAACGG CGGATCCGCTTCCATCCGTGAAAGTTGAG CTCACGGGTGTAAAAGAGCCTAGCCCGCAGATAAAGGAGAAAATG GATGAAATAGAAGAACTTCGGACAGATGAGGAAACCAGG ATGTTTCAGCAAGCAATCTCGGAATTCGAGCAACTCACCAAAATAACGGTGCAGG AACTCGAAAAAAACATCCAGATTCAGATGAATCCTTTTCTCGTTGATACTGAG ACTGTGGGAATCGCCATACACGAGCAGTTGAGCGGCACTGCCCCGGCATCACGGACATTAGCATTTCTGGAGGTTGACGAAGAAGGG AAATGTCAAGAGTTGCGAACTCGATACCCAGATTTCAAAGTCGAGTGCCCacaaggaaaagaaacagaaacagtA GACCGACAAGCTTCGTTTCTTGAACTCAGCGAAACTGCAGCTACCGAACAAA ATAGCACGCTGATTGGTTCTGAAACGGAAAAACAGCTCAACGTCAAAGTGACCCAGTCTGACAAACC GTACCCGACAGTGGACGAACTCGTTAGCGAtatgcagaaaaaaagggacgCAACTGAACGGCTC GAGAGAATGAAGATTCTGGAACTGCAATTGAAGCTGCTGAAG ACGAAATGA
- a CDS encoding Rhomboid-6, isoform A, related, whose protein sequence is MAGVQVWTSATVMASSTLSPVRGGSDGKRNDGLCVELGQSATLMRDTLAEAAATRGPPAPIRPGVGASATSEKDSPHKDGALPNRGSRGSLQSAVPAAATQKAATGELSSPSATDSHPTPGTEAVNDSAAAMVANVSGGTPPEHAGANSREIPADGVPVEEALQAIGDDDPLIHTLPDGMVGRRAPANPFNSPMFAKLRGKKKKVRPKVRDPKLKNNPLRGRLVVCISTTALLCWIFMWEMLYNYTSFNGRCVSPVMYPDYKLETEKQRQPYVIRYGYGGCQYNLGKLAYPRAAFGTDAGDKGWPVDLVPNGSAGASLSSWESPNARILRHLGGLETNYIREYSETFRLFTSMYMHGGWMHILINLSCQIQILWIIEPDWGFWRTTLLFFLGGISGNLLSAVADPCSITVGSSGSMYALLGALIPYCVEYWKSIPRPGCILVFMIVVVIIGILTGMAGFTDNYAHMGGALGGILWGFASITTVSACDKCTLGERMATTPPFSWCVPKKTQEKLLEIAKARKADAIRRRKLQAIQKKKAGGARGKAMYAVKMRLQEEGRPPCKMSFREWVIRGLCAATLLAYWVILFLYLLDPSLYKSYSPPGQLKFSGWLYCKCGTIVYEAPQTYGNLGRFWCFGNEKDASFYLEP, encoded by the exons ATGGCCGGGGTTCAGGTGTGGACTTCGGCGACTGTGATGGCATCCTCTACTTTGTCCCCGGTGCGGGGGGGATCGGACGGCAAACGCAACGACGGCCTATGCGTGGAACTGGGGCAAAGCGCTACTCTCATGC GCGACACCCTCGctgaggcggcggcgacTCGTGGGCCACCTGCACCCATTCGGCCGGGAGTTGGAGCCTCCGCGACTTCGGAAAAAGACAGCCCTCATAAAGATGGCGCTCTTCCCAACAGGGGTTCGCGCGGCAGTCTTCAATCTGCCGTCCCAGCAGCCGCGACCCAGAAAGCGGCCACAGGCGAgctgtcctcgccctctgcgaCAGACAGCCATCCGACGCCTGGCACTGAAGCTGTCAACGACTCCGCAGCCGCCATGGTCGCCAACGTCAGCGGCGGGACCCCACCTGAGCACGCAGGCGCGAACTCGCGTGAAATCCCGGCCGATGGGGTTCCAGTAGAAGAGGCGCTTCAG GCAATCGGCGACGATGACCCGTTAATTCACACCTTGCCCGATGGAATGGTCGGGCGTCGCGCACCAGCGAACCCCTTTAACTCTCCGATGTTCGCCAAGTtgagaggcaagaagaagaaggttCGCCCCAAGGTTCGAGATCCGAAGTTGAAAAACAATCCACTCAGAGGCCGGCTGGTTGTGTGCATCAGCACGACCGCACTTCTTTGCTGGATCTTCATGTGGGA AATGCTGTACAACTACACGAGCTTCAACGGGCGGTGCGTGAGTCCGGTTATGTATCCGGACTACAAGttggaaacggagaaacagcgacAGCCTTACGTCATTCGATATGGCTACGGAGGCTGTCAGTACAACTTGGGGAAACTGGCGTACCCGCGTGCTGCGTTCGGAACAGATGCGGGCGACAAGGGGTGGCCCGTGGATCTCGTTCCCAACGGCAGCGCTGGAGCTTCTTTGTCGAGCTGGGAGTCTCCGAACGCCCGCATTTTGCGCCATCTGGGAGGTCTAGAAACGAATTACATTCGCGAGTACAGCGAGACGTTCAGGCTGTTCACGTCCATGTACATGCACGGCGGCTGGATGCACATCCTTATCAATCTTTCTTGCCAGATCCAGATTTTGTGGATCATCGAGCCT GATTGGGGCTTTTGGAGAACAACACTGCTGTTCTTCTTAGGAGGCATTTCAGGAAATCTCCTCTCAGCTGTTGCCGACCCTTGCAGCATTACGGTCGGGTCCTCTGGTTCCATGTACGCTCTGCTGGGGGCTCTGATTCCCTACTGCGTTG AATACTGGAAATCAATTCCGCGGCCCGGCTGTATTCTCGTCTTCATGATCGTCGTTGTG attaTTGGCATATTGACCGGCATGGCGGGTTTCACGGACAACTACGCCCACATGGGTGGCGCGTTGGGCGGTATTTTGTGGGGCTTCGCGAGCATTACGACCGTCTCAGCTTGCGACAAGTGCACCCTGGGTGAACGAATGGCGACGACGCCTCCCTTCAGTTGGTGTGTGCCcaagaagacgcaagagaaaCTCCTTGAGATCGCCAAGGCGCGAA AGGCGGATGCCATCCGCAGACGCAAGCTTCAAGCGatacagaagaagaaggcaggaggTGCGCGGGGCAAGGCCATGTATGCAGTGAAGATGCGTctgcaggaagaaggccgtCCTCCTTGCAAGATGAGTTTTAGGGAGTGGGTCATTCGAGGGCTCTGCGCGGCTACCCTG TTAGCGTACTGGGTGATTTTGTTCCTTTACCTGCTGGATCCGTCCCTGTACAAGAGCTACTCTCCGCCCGGCCAGTTGAAGTTCAGCGGGTGGCTGTACTGTAAGTGCGGAACGATCGTGTACGAGGCGCCTCAGACGTATGGCAATCTGGGACGTTTCTGGTGCTttggaaacgagaaggacgcgtcCTTTTATCTCGAACCGTAG
- a CDS encoding putative DNA polymerase alpha subunit yields the protein MEASSRREGVDAKALPVLLHSMLTQPSTSSPVTLGYNAPSWTQLLAACQSSQTKGDDSGGLMVFAQKVEECLKSSASENPAILSQNSGLDKSNVRSLTKATQPWLRTRGEYKETERVLFNSELEKKPGYRCDNKAAVQISFSSDFGTGMPSPFTQTSQSEWMDAGAEDRSAWQQRRLQVLKRRMITNVTASADVSPNEAPTQSPASAQQVVRVGQLAGGEGRPFSFVSMVLDDVTGNRESVQLLYAEETLARQHRQLTGNGRRRQSEDTSVDAPATGQRENERECMCRTGRTEEVCAYPGMLVAARGVLRKTEFGTKLSVSSLHGGPPLPSPTFRQVLTVPPAAAVSRECFSREECESRTVAGCYRGQPVHIMLASAQALVPVKGDAVSRNLELDLLLNRVREEAPHILILFGPIVPSSALISLSVSTPAAVATLPDVDWTYTSFFRQVSSRLAGTRTRVFVVPSTADVAHPHPLPQPPYSPDLVSSDPFTGLSASARQQISFLPNPCFLYVNELRLLVTSEDPLMEIGAQLAYPHCIGSHQDLITACCSSFLRQRTLFPGGASSTLPMDPKRFPPRMFETTEHGEDLAPHIVIFPSDANISAGTDASQQGACACFTDDRLFVLPFSPKLVREGSARVEWTSIYVQPPKTGNEEAMEAEIKDKAYEEIMGNKAESEDSQPLSLATRVTVRHSSYALA from the exons ATGGAAGCCTCATCTCGACGCGAGGGCGTCGATGCGAAGGCACTTCCTGTGCTTCTTCACTCTATGCTGACGCAACCGTCGACTTCGTCTCCCGTGACTCTCGGCTACAATGCACCTTCCTGGACGCAGCTCCTGGCAGCTTGCCAAAGCTCGCAAACTAAAGGCGATGACTCAGGGGGATTGATGGTTTTCGCTCAGAAAGTGGAGGAGTGTTTGAAGTCGTCAGCTTCGGAGAACCCAGCAATCCTCTCTCAAAATTCTGGACTCGACAAAAGTAACGTCAGGTCCCTTACCAAAGCGACACAGCCATGGCTGCGCACGCGCGGCGAATACAAAG agacggagagggtaCTCTTCAACTCtgagctggagaagaagccgggCTACCGGTGCGACAACAAAGCAGCA GTCCAGATATCCTTCTCCTCAGATTTTGGAACGGGCATGCCGAGCCCCTTCACACAAACGTCACAGTCGGAGTGGATGGACGCGGGCGCCGAGGACCGTTCGGCGTGGCAACAAAGGCGACTTCAAGTCCTGAAAAGGCGCATGATCACAAATGTGACTGCTTCTGCCGATGTGTCTCCGAACGAAGCACCCACACAGTCCCCTGCATCAGCACAACAG GTTGTGCGGGTAGGCCAGCTtgcgggaggcgagggccGGCCGttctcgtttgtctccaTGGTTCTCGACGACGTCACCGGAAACCGAGAGTCTGTTCAGCTTCTCtacgcggaagagacgctcgCTCGCCAGCATAGGCAGTTGACGGGAAACGGCAGGCGACGGCAAAGCGAGGATACGTCGGTTGACGCTCCGGCAActggacagcgagagaatgAAAGAGAGTGCATGTGCAGGACCGGAAGAACGGAGGAGGTTTGCGCCTACCCAGGCATGCTCGTGGCGGCGCGCGGTGTCCTTAGGAAG ACGGAGTTCGGCACCAAGTTGtcagtctcctctctccatgGCGGTCCcccgctgccgtctccgACGTTCCGCCAAGTGCTTACAGTGCCGCCTGCGGCGGCCGTTAGTCGCGAATGTTTCTCGAGAGAGGAGTGCGAATCTCGCACAGTTGCCGGTTGCTATCGAGGACAACCGGTGCACATTATGCTTGCCTCCGCGCAGGCTCTCGTGCCTGTgaaaggagacgcggtgTCGCG GAACTTGGAGCTCGATCTACTTTTGAATCGTGTTcgcgaagaggcgcctcACATTCTCATTCTGTTTGGACCCATCgttccgtcttctgcttTGATTAGCCTGAGTGTGTCCACCCCTGCTGCCGTTGCCACCCTTCCTGACGTGGACTGGACATACACGTCATTCTTCAGACaggtgtcttctcgcctggcAGGAACGCGAACGCGCGTCTTTGTCGTTCCCAGCACCGCAGACGTCGCGCACCCTCATCCGCTCCCTCAACCGCCATACTCCCCAGAcctcgtctcctccgacCCTTTCACGGGCCTTTCCGCTTCAGCCCGACAACAGATTTCCTTCTTGCCGAATCCATGCTTCCTGTATGTCAACGAGTTGCGGCTGCTTGTCACCTCTGAAGATCCGCTCATGGAAATTGGAGCGCAGCTGGCCTATCCGCACTGCATCGGATCCCATCAAGACTTGATTACAGCTTGCTGCTCGTCGTTTCTGCGACAGCGGACCCTATTTCCAGGTGGAGCCTCGTCCACGCTGCCGATGGACCCGAAACGGTTTCCGCCACGCATGTTCGAGACGACAGAACACGGCGAGGACCTAGCCCCGCACATCGTTATCTTCCCTTCCGATGCAAACATCTCTGCGGGGACCGACGCCTCTCAACAGGGGGCTTGCGCGTGCTTCACAGACGACCGCCTGTTTGTTCTCCCGTTCAGTCCCAAGTTGGTTCGGGAAGGCTCGGCGCGCGTGGAGTGGACCAGCATCTACGTCCAGCCCCCGAAGACGGGGAACGAAGAGGCCATGGAAGCCGAAATCAAGGATAAGGCGTACGAGGAAATCATGGGCAATAAGGCCGAAAGTGAAGACTCCCaacctctctccctcgctaCGCGCGTCACTGTGCGCCACTCTTCCTACGCGCTCGCCTAA